tattttttgctctttgttaaataatataatacggatTTTGATTTGGTTGGTTCTGTTTTTTAACTGATCTAAGACTAACTATTAAAGGAAAAGTGACAAATGtggaatacaattttgtttttgatctccagtgaaaataatttttttgttatttgaaaacctttaatatcatattaattttaaattattatagaataattttcTTCTAGTCGTTAGAACTTAGAACACTTCAAGGtgtagattttaatataataatgctaacctaaaaaaattaaattttatcatttaaaaaaaatgtgttggtaATATAGAATAGGGTATTAATggaaatgaattaaaatatttgattttgtaataattgtcaaactataatagtaatatactggaagttctaataaaaaaactaaaaaaaataaaatatttgatgtcTAATGTTTACcattttaacatatatttttattataaatcaatttaataagaATACAGTTCAGtctaataataaagaataaaaatgaagaaaaatagaagtatagaaatgtataattatttatataggaaatAGTATTCCATATTGAATGCaaacaagtacctacctattccaTATGTTCATAGTCAAgaatttaacacaaaaatataattacctacactttcataaaatattcagacgtattaaaaagtaaagaatttataatttaaaaactttaactaagtaaaaaaataacaatatattgtatacattataaagttTCCATTgttaggaaaaacaaaaatatgttttgtttcaTTTGATAACAGTGCTGTGATATCAGCACCTACCATATAGGTAAAAGTTTGATAAAACCAATAACTAAAGGTCAAGTTTCAATAACATATGACATACAGCCCCTAGTAATTCATGACATAATTGACTAAGTATCTCTAGTAATTGTATGCATATTCCATATTCGTCACTTTTTCTCTTAGTCCAGTCAAATTAGCAAAAAGTTCGGAAATAATTAACTGAAAGTTGAATTTTGGTACACAAGTAGCTAATACCttattaataaacatactaAAACACATACACCTACTTCTTGTGCAGTTGTGCGTAGCATCCCACACCTCTTTATAGGGAAGCGTGCTTCTTTCATTAGTTTCACTTATAATTCGTCAACTGTTAAAGTTACAATAAAAACACTAATGACCAAAATTAAAGATCATACAATTTACTGTTAAAAACCAATATGTtgcggtaggtacctattatatttttaaaaaagaaatgatgaatttgttttattctttttaatcaAAAACCATCAAACATACGCTATAAcatcttatgaaaaaaattaacgagcagataattttacataatatcacgTTAAAttgtttcaacatttttaatcattataagttatacatgTGAAATAGTTATGTCTTATGTgtaatatagatacctaaatgattgaataatgaattaaatattagtcaaaaattataaaaccaatacaaaaaaattataatatgtattttattaaattaaatcttaaatatttatcgtAATGATGGCTTGTAGAtcctgaaacaaaaataatttttcatacttaatattttcatgattttgttCTATGGtatcttcaaatataaatataattcgtcCTCAAAATTGTCCTAGTCCTAGtcatcaattattgtaataaccaTGGTTGCTGATTCAAacatgacccccccccccccttgaatgTGTATGCATGTCACCGAACATAGCAATCCCGCTTTCCGACAACTGCAATTTTGTCCACACGTTTTGGCGTAGGCACAACTTTACTTATGTTTTAAGAGGGTATCCGGTGCTTGTGATTTTTTTGTGATAACTGGACTTAATTTACCATTGTACTCTTTCCAGCCCCAATTCAGTACGTTTAGTTTATTTCCACGCCACAACTGTACGTGTaagtatatgcatatatattctGTATAAATAATGTTCTTTTGCCGAATTTAAAGTTGGAGGAAGTCAAATTAGCTATACTTGCTTTTTGCTGGAAGCTACGGTTTCTTTGAAAACATCGTACGTATATTCATTAAACGATGTTATGTGTACATACTGGGGCTTTGTATAGTTTTAACAGGTTTTTTCTCCGATATGTGTAATGTCATCAAGTGACGAagattcattataaaataacaataataaatcatttagttCTGGTGCTTTTGAacggtttttaaatgttttagtttTCTCTGCTGAAATATAGAAGACGTCGTATCCCACCCAACCAATTTGCATGGATAAACATAAAACGTAggaatttcatttttgaaatgcTCTTGCAGATTTCAACTAGAGTCTGATTTTGTTTCTGTTTTTCCTCTATCagatttttctaatattattgtacttctCGGAGAACTTAATGtcaacaaatgtattataacaaaGTACTATCATATTTGTGATATTTTGCTCTTCTATTTTTACCACAAAatttagacaaaaaaaataacaaactctTTGGTATATGTTCCTTCTTTCACGTTATCCATAATTTGATTCGATGGAGGAAACGAATGAGtctcaaaacaaaatatgaccTTATATTCTCTCGTATTATAGTAGCAGGTGCTTCGGCTattcataactattattcttcatcgttttattttttattattataccatgcatttgttaataatttaaatcccGTAGTTAAACACACTACTGATTTCTTCCCACGATtcgttgtaataattatatcgttaccgcacttatttaaaaaaaatattatcacacGTTCCTACCATTTTTTCATGCAATAAATGTAGACAAAATTGACattcattttcagtttccaaaaaATCACATAAGTTGAACAACGCGTTGTCAAATCTTCATCTTGTGGTCTCCCTTTTTCTTATTtccaataatttttgtttgcaaaattttcgttcacacccattatgatattttgttttttgactCTTCAAATCTTTACCCCTCTTTACCCCATTTATCATTTCTCTTGTTCCCCATGCAAATAATTCACTGTTTAAAGTGAAGGGTAGTCGGTAGATAGGTTGTGCCGTTATGGTATCTTGACGTTCCTTactcaatttcttttttaattattttaaacattcgtTGTCGCAGAATAAAcggttttctttaaatttatatatattttttgaacgtAGCTTATCTTTGAAAGGGGAATTATTACTCGTACTTTttgttcattaatatatttttatggtgtCTGGTCTCGTATAAGTCTTTCGGCAATCTTTATGAATAAGTACACTTTCTAAATTCACTAATGACTTCTATTTACTATATCGAATCGCACATTActcgattttataatatttgctatGCCCTCAGCATTTATAGAAAGACATTCGCTTTCTATACTTGTacattatcacataatataaaactaaagttggcgaattttataaaaaattattaactcgAAATCgttgaattaaaaacaatataatgatacaatataaaaacgCGGAAGATTATATGGACGTTTTTATAGTCTCTAATGTAACAGTAACAGTCACTAAACTACAGTGtacattataactatattaattacacACCGATCAACTGTAGACCAACGACCCGGGGTCCCAAAATAAAGTTTGATAAGTGGGTGTACGAATTGCGTAAACGAATTGCGTCCAGCTTATCTAAACTACTACACGATTTGCGTCCGtactataagtaaataatacttttagttTAATACCGATTCACTTCTTACACTgagaaagtataatatacacgttaTATAATCCAATGAGATTATTCATACGGTATAATTATACGactttttacatatatatataagtatataacttatGGAGGCTACTCACAAAGGGTAGGTGTCAGGACTTTTAGTATGTTTATTAGTGAGGTATAATCTACTTGTGTAGGTACCAAAATTCAACTCTCGGGGAATTGGGTCCGAAATTTgtcgattttttttctaatttaataggACTATCTAGTAGATATTTGATTCAAGTCAAAAACTGAACAGTTCataacataacaaataataggcaattttatttcataaatttgtATGTTGAATTTACACTTTATAGTTACGATCCAACATTGACATATGGAAAAGCCAAAGACGATCCGAAACCAATTGAACTACCAAATTTTGTAAAGTTTGATAGAAAATGTCTTTCCTTCATTGGATACACCAAAGATACCGTAGATAACTCACCACTGGTGACGTTTCGAGTGCGCAAAGTTAAAATTACATACTTCTTGGTTGATGACACTATTGCCATCGTGGAATCCGCTGTTAAGGTTAGTTATTTTCTTTActataattcctaaaatatttacTCCTCAAATTCTATAGGTATTCTAGTTAAGAATAGCTagcaaaattatatgttttaacgCACTGTATAGCCGCTGCACACTAtgttaacttattatattatttatatataatattaactaatattaatcattCGGTGTTatgcttaaattaaatttttttttagtaatgttaaaattttgtttaatcatagttgataaaataaaataaaataccaagaAAATTACTTTCAGGACATTTTTAATCGTTCTCCATTTTACCCAACTGAGTAACTGACTATaccctattttaatttaaaattaagctaTCGTATAAGGTaaggtataacaataataatatgatacgctattataactattataggtagattatataatatattttttttcatactgcAGAACGCGGGTTATGTCCAAGGATGTGTTCTTAAACGAGGCCAGATACCGAATCCGCACCGCGAAGGCAGGTATTGGCATTGGTCCGACTTCAATGTCGGAGATGAAGTTAGTTTCTACGGAATCATTTACAAGTTGTGCGGCTGCGATCAGTTCACCAGAAAATATTTAACGAGCATGGGTGTGGTGGTGGCTGATGATGAACCAGTGATCGAGGACCCTTACATCGTAATTAGACAAATGACACTGCAACGGGaaaccgaaaaatctaaaatgtcgAGTTTGGCATCCAACGGTAGATTTGCCGAGGAAAGGCTcagaaacttttttaaatacgaCGCGATGGCACTGAGGTATGTTTAACTTATGTTTAGAATTATGAAGACaactcaatgataatattatgtacttacaatATCACACACATCATTACCGACTCGCATTTAAGTGTTTGGGAGCGATGGCCATTTATAACAATAACTTGCTACATTTATTGGATATCATaaagttgtacaataataattgactttttaaaacattttacaggTTTTACGCGACCTGGAATAGTGACATTTCGGATTCCACAGAGGATAAGTACTTCGTAATCATTTATTACCTAACCGACGATATGTTAGAAATTAGCGAATCAAAAACCATGGGTAATAAATGTGAGCTGAATCAATCTGGTATGtttttaagcaaaattaaaCTACCTAAAAATTGGTCAAATTTACCATGTAAGTAAATATACTTTTCCATTACCTTAGTACCTAACTACAATCGTCATTAGTCATTATGTAGTAaccctatatttatttattatactatatttaaacaaaatactataggtattaagATATTAGTTTGAATAGATGGGTTAGTTTACTTtctcgatttttttcaatttccagCAAACTTTCCATCTATTTATTTAGAAGCAGGAGTTGATGAATATCAAGAATATTATGGAATAAAAGATTTCATAATAGGAAATACAATAGATGTATTGGGTCGTAGGTGTATAAGCCAAGCTATTAATTAGTCAAAggtcttaaatatttaaacttttgttCAATTTTCAGATTTATACTATATGACTGTGATCCGTTTACTAGAGATTACTTCaaagacattttgaaaattattcaacCTGAACCCATCCAACCAATAAAACTAAATGACAGTAATTTAACTGTGAATCaaatggtacctacctagttattgTATAGTAAACCAactgtataaa
This genomic window from Metopolophium dirhodum isolate CAU chromosome 1, ASM1992520v1, whole genome shotgun sequence contains:
- the LOC132939792 gene encoding EF-hand domain-containing protein 1-like, with product MDGLPFIPGFRFNDITKQYFNLSPQFQWKNGYSIPKVKATSIGKSVLDVDTVLYGEKFDITGYDPTLTYGKAKDDPKPIELPNFVKFDRKCLSFIGYTKDTVDNSPLVTFRVRKVKITYFLVDDTIAIVESAVKNAGYVQGCVLKRGQIPNPHREGRYWHWSDFNVGDEVSFYGIIYKLCGCDQFTRKYLTSMGVVVADDEPVIEDPYIVIRQMTLQRETEKSKMSSLASNGRFAEERLRNFFKYDAMALRFYATWNSDISDSTEDKYFVIIYYLTDDMLEISESKTMGNKCELNQSGMFLSKIKLPKNWSNLPSNFPSIYLEAGVDEYQEYYGIKDFIIGNTIDVLGRRFILYDCDPFTRDYFKDILKIIQPEPIQPIKLNDSNLTVNQMAIPPHTGIGDPDDTRQNCLSLVPKPPRTLDFVTFVLNASNKLRYKLKMVPVYEIDNLRDFIMEFCLGNDQMCIVELASKNSGFIQGRFMSASRLRKPGTSVDENQFYGPKDFAIGAELYAKGLVFIITELDLWSYNYMNENKDMFTQDAIDGAKRFLESKNLLSIEENVDVDVDVS